The following is a genomic window from Alkaliphilus sp. B6464.
AAGTCCTTATCGACTACGGCGGAAACTCCGATTAGACTATGTACTTCTTCTATTACCGGTATCCCACCGCCACCTACTGCTATAGCAATATGGCCTGCCTTAGTTAAGGTTTTTATAATATCCTCTTCAACTATCCCAATAGGAAGTGGAGAAGGAACTACTCTTCTATATCCTCTACCTGCGTCTTCTACTACTACATAACTTTTTTCTTTTTCTAATATTTCAGCTTCTTCCTTTGTATAAAATGCACCTATTGGTTTTGTAGGGTTTTGGAAGGCCGTATCATTTTTATCTACTATAACTTGAGTAATAACAGTTGCAACAGGTTTGTTAATATCTCTTTTTATAAGTTCTTCTCTTAGGGCATTTTGTAGATGATATCCAATATAACCCTGGCTCATAGCGTTACATTCGGGAAAGGGTATTTCAGGAATAATTACATTAGATTTAGAAGCTTCTTCTATTGCTAGGTTAATCATACCTACTTGTGGACCATTTCCATGGCATATTATTACTTCGTATCCTTCTTCTATTAAATCTACTATTGGACTTGCTGTACTTTTCACTGCTAAAAGCTGTTCTTTAGGATTATTCCCTAAGGCGTTACCACCCAGGGCAATTACTATTCGTTTGCTCATATTTGCACCTCCGGCTAATAACTACTAGAGTTTATATTCTGTCAGCTCTTCACAGTAGTTACAACGATATTGAACTTTTCCGTTAGGTACTAATGTGAATTCTGATATAGCATAATCATCTACAGTTGTTATACAACGAGGGTTTTTGCACTGAAATAGTCCTTTTATTTTTTTAGGTATTTCAACTTTTGATTTTGAAGTAATCTCTCCATTTTTTATAATATTCACAGTAGCATTTTGATCAATAAGCCCTAGTATAGTCATATCTATATTCACATGGTCTTGTATTTTAATAATATCTTTTTTACCTAGTATATGGCTATTTACTTTCATTAGCAAAACTACAGGTGCATCTATTTTATCTAATTTTAATTTGTTGAAAATTTTAAGCCCATTTCCTGATGTAATATGGTCTATTACAATTCCTTGTGTAATTCCGGTTACTTTAAGCATTAGTATCCCTCCCTAAAAGTAGCGCCATTAGAGCCATTCTTGCAAATACTCCAAGCCTTGCCTGCTGGAAATATTTTGCTCTAGGATCCCTATCCACATCATAGCTTATTTCGTTAACCCGTGGCAGTGGATGCATTAGCAGTAAATCTCCTTTAGCATATTTGAGCTTTTCAGGAGTTAAAATATAACTATCCTTTAACTTAACGTAATCGTCTTCGTTAAAGAACCTTTCTTTTTGAATTCTGGTCATATATAAAACATCAATATCCTTCATATGCTCATCTAAAGAAGTAGTTTCAATAATTTTTACATTATGTTTTTCTATAACATCATTTTTTAAGTGAAGGGGAATTTTTAATTCTGGTGGAGATATTAATATGAATTCTATATTAGGAAAGCGACTTAAAGTTTTAAGCAAAGAGTGTACTGTTCTTCCAAAGAGCAGGTCCCCACAGATAGCAACCTTAAGATTTTCGATATGATTTTTATAGTATTGTATGGTTAATAAGTCTGTTAAAGTTTGAGTAGGGTGTTGATGGCCACCATCGCCACCATTTATAATAGGAACTGTAGAATATTGTGATGCTAGAAGGGGTGCTCCTTCCCTTGAATGACGCATTACTATAATGTCTGCATAGCCATCTAAAACCCTTATAGTATCTGCAACACTCTCTCCTTTCTTTACTGAGCTAGTTTCTGCATCTGCAAAGCCAAGAACGGTGCCCCCCATTCGAAGCATTGCGGATTCAAAGCTTAAACGTGTTCTTGTGCTAGGCTCATAAAACAAGGTTCCAAGAATTTTACCTTTACATAACTCACTGAATCTTGATGGATCTTTGTATATTTCAAGTCCTAGGTTGATAATAGCTTGAAGTTCTTCCACAGTAAAGTCGTTTACATCTATAAGATGTCTGCCTTCTAATTTCATTGCATTTCCTCCCTTTTCATTTGGGAGCGTTAACTCCCTTTCTAGCCTCACTGGACTAAGTTAAAGGCAAAATAGAATAACCCCATTGGCTTATGAAATAACCAAAGGGGTTAGAAAGTAACTCAAAGTAATATATTTTTTCAAATAATATACTTAGAGTTTATATCCGATCCTTTTTGGTCTCGCAGTACCAATTTAAAGGCATATTCTTTTTTAAAAATATACCATGAAAATAGTATTAAGTCAATAAACAATAATAATAAATTTAATAAGTATTGGTGGAACTATGAAGGAAAAACTATGGTATTGTAGAATATTTGAGATATAGAATAATATAAAGGGGGTGCATGGGTTATGTATATAAGTTTATTGGAGGAAGTATATAACTTTTTAGTAGAAAAGATAGGTATGCCTGATTTAAATACACGTACTGAAAATGTGAACCTAGTCCCCTTATCAAATATAGATTATAGAGATAAAATTAGAGGAGCGATGGTGAGCTTAGCTATCGGAGACGCCTTTGGAAGTTCGTGGGAAGGTCAACAGCCAAAGGAGATTGAACATATAAATCATTTTTTAAAGGGCGAAAGAAATACTGCTTCTTTAAAGGGAACATGGCAAACTACAACTGTTATTTTATTTGCAGAATCCTTAATTATTAATCAAACCTTTAATCCAGAGGACTTAGCGAATAGGTTTATTCGTCAACCTATTGTTGGAATGGACAAAGTAATGGAGCAATTTACTTTAAATTATAGAGACCACAGAATGGAATGGTATAGATGTGGTATAGCTTCTGTAGAAGCTGGAGCAGCTATTAGAGGAGTGCCCTTAGCATTAGTAAACTATGGAGATTTTACTACATTAAAATTAATTGGAGGAATTCAGACAATTATTACCCATATGGATGAAACTGCTGTTGCTGCCAGTATTTTATTTTCCTCGGCTGTAGCATACTTATTAAATACTCCTGCTTTTTCCATGCAGAGTAAAAATGATTTTAATCTATTTATAGATACCCTTTGTAAGAGTATAAAAGGAATAGAAACTAAAGTATATCCTACAGGTAAAAACGGAGAAATTGCGAACTTATATATAATGGTTAATCGTATATTAAAGGAATGGATTGATAAGAGTATTTCGATTGAAGAAATAAAAAAGCAGTGGGGTAGTAGTGCTAATTCTCTAGAGGCAATTCCTTTATCCCTATATATTTTTTTAAAAAATCCTAACGACTACGAGAAAACATTAAAAGAATGTTTAACTATGAGAGAAACCGATATAATAGTGACCATGGTGTTAGCCTTGCTAGGAGCATATTTAGGGTTTAATAATATACCCAAGGGATATATAAATAAATTAGATATAGATAAAGAGATTTTAACTTTATCTGATAGACTATTTGAGCTTTCGTTGAAAAATAAGAGCAATAACCCTTATAGAAGAATGAGAGATCAAATAGAAATAGAACGATCTCAAGATGAATTAGATAAGTTATTATGGCTAGGAATTAAATATAATAAAGAAGAAGAATATGAAATGTCTATTAAATACTTCGAAGAGCTTATAACAAAAAGCCCTGACTTTAAGAAAAATGAAAGAGTAAAACTTCATATTATAGAGGCATATGAAGGGTTGGGAAGCAAGCTTTTAGACAATGAAGCTTATGAGGATGCCTTAAGGTGTTTTAAAAAAGCCCTTATTTATGATTTAAATCATCCGACAATTTTATGTGATATGGCGGTTACTTATTTAAACATAGATGATTTAGATAAGGCAGAAAAGTATGCCCGAAGAGCAGTTGAAATTGCACCAGAATATGAAATAGGTAGAGAAGTATTAGAAGGTATTAAAAGTTTGCAGAATAAGAGCTGAAATTATTTTTAGCTCTTGTTGTATTTTTATAGTATAATAAAAAACGTAGAATATTGTCGAAAATAAGGTTGTGTTGTCGAAAACCAGAAAAATATATCAGAAAAATACGAATGTAAATAGGAAAATAGACCCATTTTTTCCTATCATTATAAAGATAAATAATATATAATAAATGCGTAAGTTATTATGAGAGGATAAAGGTATGAAAAAACTAGTAATAGCAGAAAAACCTAGTGTAGCTAAAGATATTGCAAAGGTTTTAAATTGTAAAGATAAAAAAGATGGTTACATAGAAGGAGATAACTATATAGTTACTTGGGCCATAGGTCATTTAGTTATATTATGCAACCCTGAGGAATATGATATTAACTATAAAAAGTGGGCATTTAATAATTTACCTATTATACCAGAAAAGATAAAGCTTAAACCTAACCCTAAGACATATAAACAGTATCAAATTGTAAAAACTCTGATCAAAGCTTCACAAGTTGATGAAATAATATGTGCTACTGATGCTGGTAGAGAGGGAGAACTTATTTTTAGATATATATATGAGCTTGTTGGTTGCAGAAAGCCTTTCAAAAGGTTATGGATATCATCACTTACAGAAGAAGCAATTAAGGATGGATTTGCTAAGCTACGGGATGGTAAAGCATATGATCCATTATATTACTCAGCAAAGTGTAGAAGTGAAAGTGATTGGTTGGTAGGAATGAATGGGAGTAGGGTATATAGTATAAAATATAATAGCTTACTTCCCATAGGTAGAGTGCAAACACCTACTTTAAAGATTATAGTTGATAGAGATATGGAAATCGATAACTTTACTCCTGTTGATTATTGGGAGGTAAAGGCAGATTTTAAAGAGTATAGTGGTACTTGGATAGATTTGGAAACTAAGGAGAGTAAAGTAGATACTATTGAAAAGGCAGAATATATAAAGAATAAAGTAGTAGGTAAAGAAGGCGAAGTTACAGATTGTCAAAAGAAAAAAGTAGTTAAAAAACCACCACTATTATATGATTTAACAGAGTTACAAAGAGATGCAAACAAACGATATGGATATACAGCCCAAAGAACTTTAGATATAGCTCAAGCTCTTTATGAAAAAAGAAAGGTAATTACATATCCAAGAACTGATAGCCGTTATTTATCCAAGGATTTAATTCCAAAATTAAAAAACTTAATTAAAAAAGTAGGATTGGAAGGGTATCAAGAATATACAGGGAATTTAGAAAAAATAGAGAAATTACCAATTACTTCTAGGATTGTTAATGATAGTAAGGTTTCGGATCATCATGCTATTATCCCTACGGAAAAAAAGGCAATATTGGACAAATTCTCTGAGGAAGAGAAAAATATTTACGACATTATTGCAAGAAGATTTTTATCGGTTTTTTATAATGATTATGAATATTTTAGTATAACTATAATAACTAATGTAGAAGAGGAAAACTTCAAAAGTAACGAGCAGCAAACTATAAATCAAGGCTGGAGAATACTCTATAATGAAAAAGAAAAAGGTATAAATACAAGTTTATTAGCTAATATACAAAAAGGATATACAAGCTTGGTAAAAAATGCAAATATAGAAAAAAAACAAACAAAACCGCCGGACAGATATAATGAAGCACTACTTTTAGGTGCAATGGAAAATGCGGGAAAGTTTATTGATGATGAAGAATTAAGAGAACAATTAAAAGCAGGTGGTATAGGTACACCAGCTACTAGGGCTTCAGTTATTGAAAGGATTATAAATGTTGGATATATAGAAAGACAGGGGAAAAATTTAATATCTACAGAAAAAGGGAGAAAACTTATACAGGTAGCTTCTAATGAATTATCATCCCCCGAGCTTACAGGTAAATGGGAAAAGGCCCTAGATAAAATTGCTAAAGGTCAACTAGATTCTAAAAAGTTCATGGATGGTATTGTTAGATTTACAACATTTATAGTAGAAGATGTGATTAGAAATAAGGAAGAGGTTATATTTGAAAGATATAATAAAGGAAAAAATCAAACAGATTTTAAGAGTAACTCTTACAACAATACTTTAGGTATATGTCCAGCGTGTAAAGTTGGGAATGTAATGGAAGGACCTAAAAATTTTTACTGTAGTGAATATAAGCAGGGATGTAAATTTGGATTGTTTAAAGAAGATATACTTATGAAAAAATTTAAAAAGAAAATGACTAAAACCATAGTAAGTAAACTGATTGAAAATAAAGTAGTCATTGTAAAAGGTATGGTATCGCCCCAAACTAATAATAAGTTTGATGGCAAAATTCGTTTAAAAAAATCAAGCAATGGTTACTGGGGTTGGGAGTTTGCAACAGGGGAATAGATATATTTGAGCACTTGAAATTTCAAAACGTAAGTTTAAAAGTTTAAGTGCGATGGAGTCTATGCAATAGCATCAGACGACTTTGATAAGTAAGTGGGGGAGTTAAGTGGTGAATAGAGAATATCATAAAGAATCCCAAGTATTAAATGGACATGAAAAACATAGTATGCAGCTATATAGAGCGCTAAATAGACAATATAGTAAAGAGGCTGCTATTAATGTTGTGGTTAATTTTATTTACAAAAGGCTAGGCTATAGGACTATGTATCTAGATATTGTAGAAAATAACAAAAAGGTTATGATCAAAGATTCATCATGTAAAGATATTAATGAAAAGGGCAATACAGCAGATACGGCGATTTCAGGTGTTTTTAATTTAAGCTTATCTATGAACGAGTATAAAAAGCCCTTATGCTTGGAGGATACAAATAGTATAGAAGAAGCATTTCCGTATTTAAATAGAATGATCCAACCACATAAGTTATTGTCTACACCTGTTTTTGCTCAAAATAAATTAGTAGGTCTTTTAATCATCTATGACAAAGAAAAAGAAAGAAAAATTTCTTGCGAACTTAAAAATATAGCACAATTAGTTGCTAGAGAACTTACAGCCGTATTTTCTAGAATTGAGAGACAGAATCTAGCCTTTGAAAATATGCTCGGATTAACAGCTCTAGAGAATATATTACTATATAACCCAGAAGATAGTTTGGATAATACAAGTGACCCACTGCAAAAAATAGTTTCAATAATTCCTAGTGCTACAGGTATGAAAAAGTGTACTATAGCGCTATTAGATGAGGATGAGGAGTTTTTATTACCTCATTACTCTACCTTTGATAAAAGCGCCAAGATTAAAGAAAAAAAATACCCACTAGATAAAACTAAGACAAAGGATCATACGGCTATTATTGCTATAGATACCAAAAAACCTGTTGTTGTATATGATGCACTGACAGATCCTAGATGTGATTCTGAGCTTTCTAAGGAGTTAGGTGTTCGTTCCAATGTAGTATTACCTATCCTTAATGTTCATGGAAAACCTTTGGGCGTAATGTACTTAGATAACGGAGAGTACGAAACTTTCTCTGATAGACAAGTTCGATTTTTAGAAATTATAGCTCGTCATATAGGGCTTATTATTTCTAACATAGAGTATATTGGTGATTTAAAGGCATGGTCAAAATATGATGGATTAACAGGATTACTTAATCGTAGAACATTTGAGAACATATATGAAGAAGTATACAGAATATACAGGTATAGTGAAGAAAAATTCTCTATTTTAATGATTGATATAGATGATTTTAAGTCAACTAACGACAATTATGGCCATCAAATGGGAGATATAGTCTTGAAAAATGTGGCAAACTGTATAAGGGAAAATGTAAGACAAAAAGATATAGTTGCCCGATATGGAGGAGAAGAAATAATAGTTATATTAAAGGATATTGGTAAGGAAGAAGCTAAGATTATAGCAGATCGTATTCGGCACTTAATTGAGACTCTTTCTGTACATAATATAAGTGTTACTGTATCTATAGGCCTTTCAACATTTGGTATAGACAGCTATAACAAGGAAAATTTAATTCATATTGCAGATAAATGCTTGTATGAGGCAAAAAGTATAGGTAAGAATCAGGTAATCTGTAAATAAAAAATTAATATAGTATTTTAAAAAATTAAGAATTCAACCAAAAAAAAGCAGCTTAGCTGCTTTTTTTGTGTGTATATAAAAAAATGTATCTAAAAAATAAGTATTAAGGTTAAAGATAATAACATTGGACATGATTATATATTATATAGTTTAATCTTTGGAGGAGACAAAATGCTAATCAATTTTTATATGAAGTTTTTATTATTACTACTAACAACTTTAGTGTATTTTAATCTATTTATACTAGTTAAAGATGTTGTTTTTGTAAGCATATATCCGTATTTATTAGGATTTACAGCTTTATTTATAATATTTCTTTTAATGTTACAATTTTTTCAAAATGAAATAATTATAAAAATTATATATGTTATAATGACACTCTTTTTTATTCTTTTTATGTTTACTTTCTTTCAAATATGGAAAAACACAAGAGTGTCAAACAGCTATCAAGTAAAGAGAAGTAAGTATATGGATCAATTAACAGAGATTGACAAAAACAAAAGAATGACAGATGTAACTTTAGAACAAAGCCAACAGGGAATTGGAAAGCTTATAGAAGAAAATACAGGTATGCCTATTTCGTTTTATAATGAAGCATTACTAATATATGATAGTGCCACTATGTTTGATGAAATGGTAGAGGAAATAAGTAAAGCTAAAAGCCATATACACATCGAGTTTTTTATACTTAGAAATGATAATATAGGGCAAAAGTTTAAAGATCTATTAATTAAAAAAGCTAAAGAAGGTGTAGAGGTTAGAGTTATTTATGATGGATTAGGAAGCTGGAGTTTAAAAAGACACTTTCGTAAGGAACTAATTGAAGCTGGAGTAGAGATAAAGGCATATGATAGTATTTTTAAGTCTGTTATTAAAGGGAAGCTTAACCATCGTAACCATAGAAAAATAGTTATAGTAGATGGTAAGGTAGGCTTTACTGGAGGAATTAATATAGGTGATGAATATTTAGGTAGAGATAACACCATAGGAAACTGGAAGGATATTTTAGTGAAAATAAAAGGTGAAGCGGTTAAGGGCATGCAGAGAGTATTTTTAGGGGACTGGTATTATGTTAGTGGAGATAAACTGTTAGATAATAAGTATTTTCCAGAGTGGGAGGGAGAAAACATTTTACCTGTACAAATAGTTAGCGGCGGATATGACACCTATTGGAATGAAATTAGTCAAGCATATTTTTCTATAATAACTTCGGCAAAAAAGAGATTGTATATTGCAACACCATATCTTGTACTAAGCGACAGTATGATAAATGCTCTTCAGACAGCGGCTTTAAAAGGGGTAGATGTAAAAATAATAATACCTAAAAATCCAGATTTATTTTTAGTTGGATGGGCTAATTCATCATTTTTCAATAAACTTTTAAATAGTAAAGTGAAAATATATTTGTATGAAGATGGTTTCATACATTCAAAGATTTTTGTAGCAGACGATAAGGTCGTATCAGTCGGATCTGCTAATTTGAATACACGAAGTCAATATTTAGACTGTGAGATGAATGCCATATTATTTGATCAAAGTCAATCGGAGCTTATGATTAGAGAACTTTATAAAAACATAGGAGATAGTGATGAAGTTATGCTAGAAGATTACAGCAAACGTCCGTTAATACAGAGGTTTAAAGAAAAGATAGGTATGTTAATGATACCTTTAATTTAGTCAAGTATATAAACAATAATAGTTGTCAATAATACTGAATGTGCTAAAAAGGAGGGGTTTTATGGCAATAAAAATTGGTATTCCAAGAGGATTATGGTTTTATGACTATTATCCCTTATGGAAAACATTCTATGAACACTTAGGGGCAGAGGTTATTTTATCTAAGCCTACAAACAAACAAATATTAGACCAAGGTGTAAAAAATACAGTGGATGAGGCTTGTCTTCCTGTAAAGATTTTTAATGGTCATGTTATGGATTTAAAAGATAGGGTAGATTATATTTTTGTTCCTAAGATGATGAGTGTTTATGAAAAAGAATATATATGTCCGAAGTTTTGTGGATTGCCGGAAATGGTAGTACATTCAATTAAGAATCTACCACCTTTAATAGATGTGGAAATAAACTTTAATAAGTCTAGAAAAAACTTAGATGAAACAATATATAAATTTGGATACTACATTACTAAAGATAGAGGGAAAATTAAAAGGGCATATGCTGAAGCTTTGAAAAGTTATCAAAAGTATAAGGATACAATAAAAAGTGGTAATCTACCTGTAGATGGAAAGTTTATAGAGTCCAATAATAGTGATATATCTAATATAAAAAATAAAAAGAAAATAGCAGTAGTAGGACACACATATAATATGTATGATAGCTACAGCTCTATGAATTTACTTAATAAGCTAAAGGAGAATCAGGTTGATATCCTTGTTCCAGAAATGATCGATTTTAATATTATTAACAAATACGCAAACGAACTAGAAAAAAAAATGTTTTGGAGCTTTGGAAGAAAACTTTTAGGTGCTTCTATGTATTTAGCTCAAGCTAAAAATGTGGATGGTGTTATTTATGTATCATCATTTGGATGTGGTATTGATTCAATAATACAGGACCTATTTGAAAGAAAATCCAGAAGAGAAGGTAAAATTCCTTTTCTACTATTAACTATAGATGAACATACAGGAGAAGCAGGAATCAATACAAGAATAGAAGCATTTTTAGATATGATTGAATGGAGGAATCGAAATGAAGGTAACCTTTCCGCACATGGGTAATCAATATGTGGCTACAAAAGTATTATTAGAAGAATTAGGAGTTGATATAGTAGTTCCACCCCGGTGTAGCAAAGATACTCTAAATATTGGTGTAAAACATTCTCCAGAGTCCATTTGCCTTCCACTAAAGGTCAATATAGGTAATTATATAGAAAGCATAAATATGGGAGCAGATACCATAGTATTAACAGGAAGCTGTGGGCCTTGTCGTTTTGGATACTATTCAATATTACAAAGAGAATTACTGAGTGAAATTGGTTATGATATAGATGTTATATTACTTGATCCTCCTCAAGGTGATTATAAAGCATTCTTTAATAGAATCTTTAAATTAACAGGAACTAAAAATCCTTATAAAATTATCAAAGCTTTAAAAAAAGCAGTGCGGGTATTGAATCAGGTGGATGATTTAGAGGATATAGCCTACTATAAAAGACCTAGGGAAAAGGTTAGGGGTAGCGTAGATAGGTATTATGATCAATTCCATAAGGATATAAGGATGGTATATGGGTATGAAGGAGTTTCTCGACTAATGAAGGAGACAAAGGAAAAAATACTATCTGTAGAGGAAGACTCTAATAGAGAAATTATTAAAATTGGTGTTGTAGGGGAAATTTACACTATTATAGAGCCCTTTGTAAGCTTAGATATTGAAAAGAAGCTAGGGAGTTTAGGAGTAGAAATAGATAAATCATTAAAAGTAAGTCGCTGGCTAAATGAACATCTCTTCCTAAATCCTCTAGGATTAACTAGTGAAAAGGAAACCAGAAAGGCAGCTGAGCCATATTTGAAAACTATGATAGGTGGACATGCTAGAGAAACTATAGGCTATAGTGTTAAATTTGCTAAGGAAGGTTTTGATGGAATTATACAAGTTTATCCTCTAACTTGTATGCCAGAAATAGTCGCACAAAGTATTCTTCCCACAGTAGAAAAGGATTATAATATCCCATACCTATGTCTTATTGTAGATGAAATGACAGGAGAAGCTGGGTATATGACTAGATTAGAGGCATTTGTCGATCTTTTACGGAGAAGAAAGGAGATTAGTAAAGGTGAAAAATTGTTATCTGGGTATTGATGTAGGCTCCGTTAGTACTAATATCGTATTAATGGATGAAAATAAAGAGATTATGGGTAAAGTTTACACAAGAACTAGTGGAAAACCAATAGATGCTGTGCAGAGGGCTTTAAAGGAAATAAAATCCCAAGTAACAGAAGATATTAATGTAAAGGGTGTTGGAACAACAGGAAGTGGTAGACATTTAGCTTCTATGATAGTGGGAGCAGACGTTGTTAAAAATGAAATTACTGCCCATGGTATAGCTGCACTTAACTTTGTTGACGGCGTAAGAACTATATTGGAAATTGGTGGACAGGATTCAAAAATTATTTTACTTAGGGATGGAATAATTAGTGATTTTGCTATGAATACTGTATGTGCTGCGGGAACGGGATCCTTTTTAGATAGACAGGCAGCTCGTATGGGTATTGATATTAAAGATTTTGGAGGCTTAGCATTACAGTCAACAAATCCTGTTCGTATAGCAGGAAGATGCGCTGTTTTTGCTGAGACAGATATGATACATAAACAGCAATTAGGGCATAATCAGGAAGATATTATTAAGGGACTTTCCGATGCAATGGTAAGAAATTTTTTAAATAACTTAGCTAAAGGAAAGGAAATAGTAGGTCCTGTTGTATTCCAAGGTGGAGTAGCTGCCAATGTAGGAATTAAAAAATCCTTTGAAGAGGCTCTTGGACTAGAAGTATTAGTACCACCCCATTATGATGTTATGGGTTCTATAGGGTGTTGTTTATTGGCTCAAGAACATTCTGCAAAAGGAAATAAAACGAGTTTTCAAGGCTTTGATATTATTAACTCTGGCTATAATGTAAAGGGCATAGAATGTGCAGATTGTTCTAATATGTGTGAGGTTATTGAAATATTAAGAGATGGGCAAATTATGGCACGTTGGGGAGACAAGTGCGGAAAATGGAACGATTTAATTAAAAGTGATATAGAAAAATTAGCGTAAAGTAAAACAAACCAATTATTCTTAGATAATAAGAATGATTGGTTTGTTTTACTAGTGAATGTATAGGCAATTCAATTAAAAAGCTTCGATAAGTACATCTATTGTACCACCACAAACCATACCTTCTTCTTCTGCCACAATACCTGTCATATCCACATGCTCGATAGAATAGCCTTTTGTTAATATAACATCACGAGCTAATGTTATTATATTAGCTTCACTACAGCCTCCACCAATACTTCCTATAACTCTACCATCCATCCAAGCTATCATTTTAGCCCCAGCCTTTCTAGGCACGGAACCTTTAGAAGCAATTATTGTAATAAGGGCCCTAGGAATTTCGGACTGTTGAGATATTTCTTTAATTACATCACTATCAAATTCTGGCCAATTAAACTTTTTTAAATTATTATTTAAAATGGGACCTTTAGATCTTCTAAAACTAATAACCTGCGATATTATGGAAATTGCTATTTCTTCAGGTGTAACTGCACCTATATCTAATCCAATTGGTGAATTAACATTGTTTAACTTTTCTTTACAATAACCTTCGCTTACTAATTCGTCCATCATTGTTTTTACTCGGCGCTTTGAGCCTATCATACCTATATATGATGAATTATACTTTAAAGCATTACGTAAACAAACTCCATCATGTCTATGGCCT
Proteins encoded in this region:
- a CDS encoding sensor domain-containing diguanylate cyclase encodes the protein MVNREYHKESQVLNGHEKHSMQLYRALNRQYSKEAAINVVVNFIYKRLGYRTMYLDIVENNKKVMIKDSSCKDINEKGNTADTAISGVFNLSLSMNEYKKPLCLEDTNSIEEAFPYLNRMIQPHKLLSTPVFAQNKLVGLLIIYDKEKERKISCELKNIAQLVARELTAVFSRIERQNLAFENMLGLTALENILLYNPEDSLDNTSDPLQKIVSIIPSATGMKKCTIALLDEDEEFLLPHYSTFDKSAKIKEKKYPLDKTKTKDHTAIIAIDTKKPVVVYDALTDPRCDSELSKELGVRSNVVLPILNVHGKPLGVMYLDNGEYETFSDRQVRFLEIIARHIGLIISNIEYIGDLKAWSKYDGLTGLLNRRTFENIYEEVYRIYRYSEEKFSILMIDIDDFKSTNDNYGHQMGDIVLKNVANCIRENVRQKDIVARYGGEEIIVILKDIGKEEAKIIADRIRHLIETLSVHNISVTVSIGLSTFGIDSYNKENLIHIADKCLYEAKSIGKNQVICK
- a CDS encoding XdhC family protein, which gives rise to MFKDIYQNLLNELLNGHETTLLTFMNPSDEKRGTIEEKLLLSRHNLEKELPSITKDLKDKILDSFKTGSPMLYNSQNRTILIEPYFPKPRLVILGGGHIAKPLAEFGHKVGFSVVVVDDRPSFANPDRFPEASEVICEDFEKVFDLLNLRESDFVVIVTRGHRHDGVCLRNALKYNSSYIGMIGSKRRVKTMMDELVSEGYCKEKLNNVNSPIGLDIGAVTPEEIAISIISQVISFRRSKGPILNNNLKKFNWPEFDSDVIKEISQQSEIPRALITIIASKGSVPRKAGAKMIAWMDGRVIGSIGGGCSEANIITLARDVILTKGYSIEHVDMTGIVAEEEGMVCGGTIDVLIEAF
- a CDS encoding acyl-CoA dehydratase activase-related protein, with amino-acid sequence MAIKIGIPRGLWFYDYYPLWKTFYEHLGAEVILSKPTNKQILDQGVKNTVDEACLPVKIFNGHVMDLKDRVDYIFVPKMMSVYEKEYICPKFCGLPEMVVHSIKNLPPLIDVEINFNKSRKNLDETIYKFGYYITKDRGKIKRAYAEALKSYQKYKDTIKSGNLPVDGKFIESNNSDISNIKNKKKIAVVGHTYNMYDSYSSMNLLNKLKENQVDILVPEMIDFNIINKYANELEKKMFWSFGRKLLGASMYLAQAKNVDGVIYVSSFGCGIDSIIQDLFERKSRREGKIPFLLLTIDEHTGEAGINTRIEAFLDMIEWRNRNEGNLSAHG
- a CDS encoding acyl-CoA dehydratase activase; this translates as MKNCYLGIDVGSVSTNIVLMDENKEIMGKVYTRTSGKPIDAVQRALKEIKSQVTEDINVKGVGTTGSGRHLASMIVGADVVKNEITAHGIAALNFVDGVRTILEIGGQDSKIILLRDGIISDFAMNTVCAAGTGSFLDRQAARMGIDIKDFGGLALQSTNPVRIAGRCAVFAETDMIHKQQLGHNQEDIIKGLSDAMVRNFLNNLAKGKEIVGPVVFQGGVAANVGIKKSFEEALGLEVLVPPHYDVMGSIGCCLLAQEHSAKGNKTSFQGFDIINSGYNVKGIECADCSNMCEVIEILRDGQIMARWGDKCGKWNDLIKSDIEKLA
- the cls gene encoding cardiolipin synthase; the protein is MKFLLLLLTTLVYFNLFILVKDVVFVSIYPYLLGFTALFIIFLLMLQFFQNEIIIKIIYVIMTLFFILFMFTFFQIWKNTRVSNSYQVKRSKYMDQLTEIDKNKRMTDVTLEQSQQGIGKLIEENTGMPISFYNEALLIYDSATMFDEMVEEISKAKSHIHIEFFILRNDNIGQKFKDLLIKKAKEGVEVRVIYDGLGSWSLKRHFRKELIEAGVEIKAYDSIFKSVIKGKLNHRNHRKIVIVDGKVGFTGGINIGDEYLGRDNTIGNWKDILVKIKGEAVKGMQRVFLGDWYYVSGDKLLDNKYFPEWEGENILPVQIVSGGYDTYWNEISQAYFSIITSAKKRLYIATPYLVLSDSMINALQTAALKGVDVKIIIPKNPDLFLVGWANSSFFNKLLNSKVKIYLYEDGFIHSKIFVADDKVVSVGSANLNTRSQYLDCEMNAILFDQSQSELMIRELYKNIGDSDEVMLEDYSKRPLIQRFKEKIGMLMIPLI
- a CDS encoding 2-hydroxyacyl-CoA dehydratase translates to MKVTFPHMGNQYVATKVLLEELGVDIVVPPRCSKDTLNIGVKHSPESICLPLKVNIGNYIESINMGADTIVLTGSCGPCRFGYYSILQRELLSEIGYDIDVILLDPPQGDYKAFFNRIFKLTGTKNPYKIIKALKKAVRVLNQVDDLEDIAYYKRPREKVRGSVDRYYDQFHKDIRMVYGYEGVSRLMKETKEKILSVEEDSNREIIKIGVVGEIYTIIEPFVSLDIEKKLGSLGVEIDKSLKVSRWLNEHLFLNPLGLTSEKETRKAAEPYLKTMIGGHARETIGYSVKFAKEGFDGIIQVYPLTCMPEIVAQSILPTVEKDYNIPYLCLIVDEMTGEAGYMTRLEAFVDLLRRRKEISKGEKLLSGY